Genomic window (Leptolyngbyaceae cyanobacterium):
AACACTGCCTACGAAGAGGGTGTTTATGAAAGAGGTGTTTATGAGGTTGATGAAGTTGTAATTGGGCTTCCGGTTGAAACTGCTAAGGCTCTAGCAACCCAGCTGAAAGAATTGAGCGAAATTGAATAGGCGCTCAAATCAGAAGCTAGAAAAATAGCGATCGCTCTTTTCCAAAAATATCATTTTTGTCTAGTGGAGGTAAAGGCGATCCTATAAATGAGTAACTAGGTAAACGGCGAGCGCAGTTCTGGAAAATAGGAGAGTAAATGCAATAAAAATGCAACGTAAAGGGTGCTAAAACTAATTTAGTCGTTCTTTCTTTATAAATTAGAGAGGCTATGATGCGAAGCTTCAATACCAATTCCCACGCTCCTATGCAGCAAAAGCTTATCTGGCAAGTTAACAGTAGTCATCGGGATAATGAAATTGTTTTACAAATGATTCGTAATTGGTGGGTTGGGTTAAATGGCCAAAAAGTTAGCTTAAAGAGATTAACTAAAAAAACCATTTCTCCTGGTCAACCTGCTGTAACACCTGATGAGGTTAGCATAAGTCCAGATTGTTTTATTATTGAGAATCCTAAGTTAGAAGTTACTACTCTTTCTTTTAGTAAATGGGGATTCGGCTCAGTTATGTACCTTGAACAACTAATGCGCCTAGAACTCGATCTTAAACTTCAAAAATTAGATATACTCTGTCAATCTCAAAATGAAAGTTTGCAATATCGAGTTGAACTTTTATGTCTTTCAGATAGAGAAGCATAGTCAAAATGCTTGATTAAACCTGCAATACACTGTATGTAGTATAGCAATCCTAAATGATTTGTGAAAATTCCCTTTCCTCTTTCTTGGTCGGTTATAGGTTTTTCACAAATCAAATAGGATCGCTATATTAGAGTTTACAAGCTGGTACAGTAAATAGACTCCACCAGTTTGACTCCATCGCAATGTAGAAAGCTAAGTTACTTGGAAGATGTCCTATCGGAGCTTTATCAATGTCGTAAATTCTTGATTTTTTACTTTCCCATCCCACGCGACTTTCAAAAATTCTATAGCTTGACCTAACGGCTCTATTAAATTCATCATCAATCTCGATTGACTTGAAAAATCTTTTAGGATCATCCATTGAAATTAGAGCATTTTTATCAGGAAGACTTGTCCTACCGCCTACACTTTTCCAAATAGATTTCTGTACACTTAATCCAAATTTTCCATTGCTATATTTCATCCATAGTTGGTTGATTATCTGAAGATCTTCGCAGTGACGGGATGCCATACCATACATATTAATAGAAGGATTGTCCGGAAGGCCACCGATTTCATCTTCTAATTCCTTATTCGATATCTTGAGCATCAAGCTCCTAGTTTCTTGATCGGCAGATCTCCAGTCTCCCGATGCCAAAAAGCTGTTTAATTTAGCATATTGTTGATGTTTTTGGATAGCCTTTTGACATGAAACTACTATCCATAGAAGTAATAAAGCACTTGTAGCCCTTACGACTCTGGTATGCCATTTGTTAGATGTTTTTGTAATTCTCAATAAAAGTGAGAAGGAAGCCACAATAGTCAAAATTATTTGCCTAACTGTAAGCGCTGAAAACTGTGGAATTGTAGAGGCTTGGTTTGATTGCATCTGTGTTTTTGCGTCTTGCAATCCCGTTGGGGTAAATGTGGCAGATTTTACTTTTGTTGTTACCGGAAAAGGATCGCGTCCTCCTAACCGCACAGTCCTTTCACACCAAGGACAAACACTCAAATAATTCCCATACCGATGTTGGTCATTCACCGAACAAGTAACTAAAGTATTTTCCGCCTCAACCAGCGCCTTCACCCAACTTTTAGCATCAGGTCTTGCCTTCGGGTCGTTGTGACCATCATCAAAACAACGGATGAACAATTGCCGCAGCGTTGGATGCAAAATGTCAAACGGTGGTGCTAAAGGCTTAGAACGATAAGGCACAATCCTGTTACCGTAAGGAAAATGACCCTCTAAAATCCGCTTTTCCTTTGGTGGTGGGTCGCCACTTCCCTGAAACACACCATCAAACGGGTGCGTTCCCTCCATCAGCAATTGGAAAATCACCACTGCCAAGCCAAACAAATCATGTTCTGGAGTGCGATCGATATCCCGAAAAGTTTTACCCTGAAGTTCTGGCGGCGTAAATTCCGGCTTACCCACAGGACAACGATATATTTTGTTATGCGGCAAATCCAACACCTGAAACGAGTCCGTATCTACCAAAGTTACCAGCGCCGTCTCTGTCACCAAAATATTCGATTCATTTACATCACCAATCACATAACCCTTAGCGTGTAAAGCACTCACAGCCGCAGCTAAGTTGCGTGCTGTTCGATGCAAGTACAGATAATTAAAATATGGCGACTTATCGCGGCGAGTTGCAGGAATGTAAAAATCATGGACAGGACGTACCTCTGTAACGCGCCGCATCAGGAAGCCGATAATTTCCTGACTACTGGTATCCTTTAGCAAATCAACAGGCCAAGCTATAGAAACGCGCCCTTGTACTAATGTTGAGTCATCAGGTGGGTTAGCAAACATCACTGAAAGCTTATCAGCGTAAACCTTTGCTGACTGGTGATAAACCTTCGCCACCAGTAAAGGTTCTTCCGATATTGAGTAAATTTTTCCCTCTCCGCCGCCGCCTAATTCAGTATTGAGGGTAATCATTTGTCCGTTAGATTGCCGTTGTACCCGCATTACACTTCACCCCACCAAAGTCGCCAATAAAATAGTCAAATCGTCATCTGCCCTCTGTGTCACGCGGGGAGAATGGAGAAACTCCACTAACTCTTGTTTAGCTGCCGTTTCATCCGTTACCTCTGCCACAAAGCGAAACAAAGGTGAAAAGAAAGGCTTGTGCGGCCTGCCTTCAGGCATTTTCAGCGCCAGCATTTGCAACCCATCTGTGAGAATACCCAGTTGAGCCGCTTTGCCATGCCATACGGTCAGTTGAGCTTTTTCTACTGCATCAGGAGAGATTAGAAAAGTAGTTTCATTGATGTATTCACCTGTAGAAGGCAAAGTAAGAGCAATAATCTCTCCTTCATCCGCTACCACTACTGCACCATCTCCCACTTGGACAGCAGCAACCAGTTCGGGAGTAGCAACTACCAAAATCAAAGTGCTAGCTAAATCTCGCACCATTACTTTTTGGATAGTTGCTTCTATCTCAACAGCTGTTCGTGCTGATATCAAAGCATTAGTAATTAATGATTTCCATTCGGTATCATCTTGAGGAAATAGCTGGGAAGATAAGGAATTTTCGATCGCTTCCACAGCAGCACCAACAGCAACATCAGCACCTACTTCTGCCATTGCCGCTGAACCTGCACCATCAGCCACAGATGCCACCAAAACACCCTCTGGTAAAACCTTCCAAGTATGAGCATCTTGACAAGGCTTACCTGTTTTTTCATGGCTAGTACCAGCAACCGATGCTGCTACAACCCGCCAACAATCAGCATGATTCCTGTTCATTAAACTTCCGCCCAGCCTGACGGTGGTAGCAATGGCACTTGCTGATCTAGTTTTGAGTGAGAAACACTCTGCATACTTGCAGACAACCAAACAAATAGTTCCCGGAAACTCAGACCTTTTAGTTTTAAAGGTGTCCGAACTACAATTTGGCTAAGTCGCGTTATATTCGCACCTTCCACACCCACAGCGAAAAAAGCAACACCTTTTTTAGATTCTTCCTCTTTTATCCGCTGTGCTGCCCGTTCCACGACATCAGATAACTCTCCCTGCGGTTCTCCATCGGTAATTAAAAATACCCAAGGGCGATAGTAACTGACTCCATTAGCGCGATACTGGGATTTGCGGCTTTGAATCATATCCAACGCCTTATTAATCCCAGAAGCCGTATGAGTCAAACCACCAGTGGTCAGCGTTGGTGGGTCGAAGCGGTCAGCCGTCACAAAGTCTCGAACCACTTTCACATCGCTGTCAAAAGTGACAATTGCTACTTCGACCCGCTTCTTGGCAAGGTCGTCTTGATTCAGGTCATCCTTAAATGTTCGCAGACCCTCATTTAAAGCATTTATTGGTGCGCCGGACATAGAACCGGAAGTGTCTAGTAGTAAGACACAGGGACAACGAGGTTCTGGGTTCTCGGCAAATTCTACCGCTTCTTCAAGTCTCAGATGTTCAGGCATGATTTAGCTGAGATTCTTGGTTGTTGTTTTACTTTAATTTTCCCAGAACCTCAGTAAAAATTCACACCTAAGAGGTATTTTTACCCAAAATTACAGATTTTTAATTGGACAATGCCGATACTGCATCAGTTAGACCCCCCTCCAAACCGTTCCAACAACTCTTCGCGAGAAAGAGTCAACAACAACCGAGTCAATTCTGGCGACGGTAACTGCAACATCAAAGGTATCGCCACAGCTAATACCTCATCCAACACACCAAATCGAATTTGCAGCAAATTTTCTACCATCTCTCGCCGTCCTTCTTGTAAAGTATCTTCCCGCCATTTCAGATAAGCTGGTGATAAGTTCATAAGTACCTCCCTGTCCTCTTCATCTAAATTTTGACTCGTTTGCAAGTTGATGTACCACCTACCAATAATCTCCAGAATATTCCTTCTAAAAGGATGATTGCTGGGTAGCGCTTCTATCTCTCGTACTGCTTGTTTTTGAGTCTCGCGTCGTCCCATAATTCGCAACCACAAAGTTGCTTCCGTCTGTGGTAATTGATTAATAGCCACCAGTGCGGTTTTCTGATATTCTGGCAAAAAGTAAACACCTTCCACCCAATTTCCAGAACTATCCAATTTTGCGCCAAAACCATTTAGCAAATTTTCCGAACAGGTAGGCGATAAAATCCACAAAATTGGTAGTTCTGTTTCAGAAAGAGAATTATTTTCTCTTCTCGCCTTACGTAAAAGTTCGCCATGCAGCGAATACAATTTAAGTAGGCAGTTCCTCACCTCAAATGGGTTAGGCTGATTCCGAAACGGTTCAAAAGAACAAGCCGATGATGCCATTTGTCCTAACAAACCTAAAAGTTGTGATTCTGTCGAAAGCGATGGTGCTGGGACAAACCAAACATCCACTTGACGGACTTCCGGCGATACATCCTTACTGGTTTCTACCTGTCCTAGAGGTGCTAATAATTCTTCTAAATACTGTTTAGCAAATTGGTCGTGAAGTTGTCGTGTCATTCGATTTTAAATGTTAGATTGAAATTAACTTTCCCTTAATTCTGTAAAAATTTTTTCTTTCCTTTCTTTTTTTCTGCGCTCTCTGAGGTGAAATTTAATTAGATATACGTGCCTGTCAATTTAATTAAAGTCCTCAATATAATATAGTAAATGATTGGTTGGTAAATCCGACATTAATTAATATTGCATTCACCAACCAATTATTGATTAAACTACTCAATTAACTTAACCTGGAGGCCATCCCATTTCGCGTCCGCCTAAAATATGTAAATGCAGATGATATACAGTTTGTCCTCCATCATGGCCATTGTTAATCACCACTCGATAGCCGTTAGTGAGTCCAGCTTGTTCGGCAACTCGTTGAGCAGTTAACAGCAAATGCCCCATGATTTTGTGGTCTTCTGGTTGTGCATCTGCTAGTTTGGGTATTTGCTTTTTGGGAATGACCAAGATGTGAACTGGTGCTTGAGGAGTAATATCTTTGAAAGCAAGCGCTAAATCATCTTCATAGACAATTTCAGCAGGAATCTCTCGGCGGATGATTTTGCTGAAAATTGTTTCTTTGGCTTCACTCATGCTGTTATTCCTGTTGAGAATAAGTTGGTAATTTTATCAAGATATAATTTCTCATATTTAGTGCAGTTGTCAAATGTAGCTTAAGCAAAAGTTAATAGCGGTACTGCCAATAAAGACGGTGCATTAGGGACAGGGTAACGCACCCTACTTTTTACTAATTAACTCAAGTTGTTAGTTATGAGTTTAGACGTTTTCGTTCGCGTCGCGTGCCGTAGGCAATCCCCCTTAAAAAAGGGACAGGGTATCGTGACTATTTAGAAGAGCTTGAATAGCTGCTGCTTCTCTGGACGCAAAGATTCCTAGCCAAATTGCTCTTGGGCAATCTGCTGTAATTGTTCCACATTTTTTGCTTACTCTATATGTATTATTTATCTAAGTCTGAACTTTAGATTCCTCATTCTTAAGAAAGAAAGATTTTTGGTTTTAACGATCGACTTTTCAGGTAAAATAATCAACGAACTATTAGTTAACCTTTGGTTAAAGTGGATTAATCAGTGTTCTCATTTATAATAAAAAGGGTGATATACACGGTATAAGTATGAGTAAACCATTAGATGCGGCTCTTTCTATAGAGATTGGCAAAGCAATTAAAAGCAAGCCAAATGACTTTTTTAACAATGCTTACAAAGCAGCATTGTCCAATAAAAAATCTATGTACGTGCAAGGTTTTTTAGTATTTCCAGGTTATCCATATAAACCAGTCGAGCATGGTTGGATCGAGTTGGATGATTCGATTGTTGATCCATCGTTAGCACATCTGGATAAAAAACCTGAAGAGTTATATTATTTTCCAGCCCACCGCCTACCTTTGAAAAAGTTAGAAGCACAAGTAGAAGAAGCAAAAGAAGATTATCCGGAAGACGAACCGCTACCAGTATATGGTGATATGCCTTATGAATATTACGGTGATGTTATGTTAGGCGGAAATGATTATAAAGTTGCTTTCGATGAAGCACTTGCTAAATCGAAAGAGTTGAATAAGCCAAATCAGAATTAGATGGTGAGATAGGGAAAATTTAACCCTAATTGTAGGGGCGGGTTTAGCAGACCATCTTTGATTAGCACAAACTAATTTGTAGCAAAACCCGCCCTTCCATCCAATATTATGATTTTTTCACTGCTGAAAATAGGGCTGAATAATCTAGTTCTGCCAAACCCATTTGTTGGGCTATTTCGAGAATTTGCTTTACTCCTTCCAAACTGCTGACATTCAAACCAAGCGATTTTGCTTCAGCTAGAAACAGGTTAGTATCTTTTAGTAAATGTTTAGTGGGAAAATTCGGGTTGTCATAATTTTCATCCAACATTCTGGATAATTTTTTGTCAAATGTGGGTGCATAAAGGGCACTTTGGCGTAAAATTTCCATGAAAGTTTCTACTTCTACTCCTTCTTTCTGCACGAAGCCTAAACTGAGGGCAAAAGTAGTGGTGAGGGACGCAATTAACTGATTGAGTGCTAGTTTAATTGCCGCAGCGGTTCCCACCGGGCCAATTAAACGGGGTTCTGGGCTAAAATTTTGTAGCAAACTGCGCCATTGTGCAAATTGTGCGGGGGAAGCGCCTACCATGACAATCAATTTTCCGGTTTGTGCTTCGGGAATACTGCCTAACACTGGTGCTTCTAGATATTCGCCACCAGCAGCAATTATACGATCGCAAATTGCTACACTTTCCGCAGGTGCGATCGTACCCATTTGAATAATAGTGCGATTTTTCAGTTTGGGCTGACAACTATCGGAAAATAACACTTGCTCGATCGCACTAGCGTCTGTCAGCATGAGGATAATACAATCAGACGCTTCTATTACCTCTGCTGGAGAAGATGCAATTGCGACACCCCCATCTCTTAGCGGTGACAGCTTCGACTCAGTACGGTTATAAGCAACCACTGAAAAATTTGCCGACAAAAGCCTTTCCACCAAAGGCTTTCCCATTAATCCAGTTCCCAAAAATCCGATTTTCACGTTTAATTATTAGAATCAAAAAGGACTTATTTAAAATTTAAAGGAAAGTCGATGGATCGTTCTAAAATTGTGGCAATTATCACCGGTGCCATTTCTCTCATTCTTGCCATTGCCTATCTAATGTTAGTACAACTGCTAGATTTTCGCGGCCCGATGATTCCCGCACCCCAAAGTCAATTACCGAATGTACAAATGGAAACAGCCTCAGTTTCTGGGGAATTAATTGTTGGGAATCATATTATTTTTCAATAGTTTGTAGTGAGGACTTTAGTCCTCGGAATGAGGACTGAAGTCCTCACTACAAACTTTTATTAAACAACATTAATTGGCGTTGCTTTACCAGATTCCAAGTGAGTAGCCTTGAGAGTATGATAGGAAATTAACAACTGAGTTAATGCTAGGGGATAACTTTGCAAAATTTCTCCGGTTGTGCCAGTAATTTTACCCAGATCCGGGTTACTTTCCCGGCTACAATGAGGCAACAAATCGGGAATTTCGTGACACAAAATTCTTTCTAGCTTGCTTACTTGTGCGGCGGTAGCATGACTATCAATTTCTAACACATCAACGGGTTTTCCCATATCTCTATCTAATCCTAAACGGATTGCCTGTTGAGAATCTACGCTACTTTCATCCAAAATCTTCGTAAATTCCGGGTGGGGAATCGTTGGTCTAAGTATTAAACGCACGTTCAAGTGAGAACTTTCTTCCTCTAAAGCATCAGTTGGCGGATAAAAACTCACTACCACATCAGCCCATTCTCGCTGAGGACGGATAAACTGTTCTGAATCTGGTTCTCGTTTTTCTAATTCTGCAAGTACCTGTTCTTTACTGTAACCTCGCTTCAAAGTATCTCGCTTAACCTTCCATTTTGCCCGTAGTGATTCTGGCGGTGCTAAGTAAACTTTTACATCAAAACAATCTCGCGCAATGCGAGTAGAATAACCGAGTAATCCTTCAATAATTACATATTTGCTCGGTTTTATATAAAGCGGAGCCTCAAAAGTCCCGGTTTTGTGGCTGTATACTGGTTTGAGAATCGGTTGTCCGGTGCGTAGCAGACTCAAATGCTGCTGCATGATATCTAGATGATTGCAATCTGGATGCAAAGCTGTAATTCCCCGTTCAGCACGCTGCACTCTGTCGTAGCGGTGATAATCATCCGTACAAATAACCGTAACGTCCTCTTCCCCCAATACCTGGGCAATTCCTCTAGTCAGCGTGGTTTTCCCAGCGGCGCTATCGCCAACGATGCCAAGGATAATGGGGCGAGAACTCATAGTTTTTGCTCTATGGATGTGAAGAGGATTCTTATATTAAGTTAATTTTACGGGGTTAACGGTCATAGAATCAATCAATGTCAACGATTTTGTAATATAAAAAAGCTTAAAGAAATTTTGATAGGGATATGAGCGATCGCAGTTACGCTATTGTTGGTACTGGTGCGCTGGGCGGCTTTTACGGTGCGCTTTTGCAAAAAGCAGGGCTGGATGTCCACTTCCTGCTACGCAGCGACTATCAACAAGTCAGTCAATATGGTTTAGTTGTCGAATCCAAAGATGGGGACTTCACCCTGCCCCAGGTTAATGCTTATGCTGATGCGAACAAAATGCCTCAATGCGATGTGGTAATCGTGGCATTGAAGACTACCCAAAATTATTTATTGCCAAAATTATTACCAAATTTAGTTAAGGATGCTGGGGTAGTTTTGGTATTGCAAAATGGATTGGGAGTAGAAGATGAAGTAGCCACCATTGTTGGTGATGAAAGAGTAATGGGTGGCTTGTGTTTTTTGTGTTCCAATAAAGTAGGTGCGGGACATATTCATCATTTAGATTATGGTGAAATTACGTTAGGAGAATATTTTACTAATTATCAACCTTGTGGCGTCACCGAACGGTTGCGTCAGATTGCTAATGATTTTCAAAATGCGAATATCCCGATTAAATTAGCAGAAGATTTGTTGCTGGCGCGTTGGCAGAAATTAGTTTGGAATATTCCTTATAATGGTTTGTCTGTAGTTCTTGATGCCAGAACCGATGAGTTGATGGAAAATACTCATACTCGCGCTTTAGTCGAACAGTTGATGAGGGAAGTGGCGGCGGGTGCAAAAAGTTGCGGTCGCATAATTCCCGATAGCCTGATCGAACTAATGCTCGATCGCACTCTCAAAATGAAACCATACCGCACTAGCATGAAAATTGACTACGATGAAAAGCGCCCGATGGAAGTAGAAACCATGTTCGGCAATCCATTACGTTTAGCTCAAAAAAATGGCATTGACTTACCCCGAATCGCCATGATTTACCAGCAATTGAAATTTTTAAATGAAAAAATTCGTGCTTGAATATTTAACCAAACTCTGAAGCCTAAATGATTAGTTATAAAATTGGTTGTTCAGCTTGGTCGATCCTTAAAGATAAGCTCGTTTACTGTAGCATTAAATATCATTTTTGATATTCATTCGGTATATACCCAGAGGTAGAAACTATGAAATTTTTATATAATGAGCATATACAAAGATGGAGCGTTACCTCTGTGAATTACCTCTGTGAGGATCTACTTATTCAAGATGAACTGCAAGCACTTTGGGGTAACAGTTTGGCAGCGCTAACTCCAAAGCAAAGAAAAATGGTACTAGACATTTTGAAGCAAACAAAAACCTACTCGAAAATTAAGCAAAAATGCTTAAGCAGCAAAATCATCAATACGCAAGTATGCTTTTACAGCTATGGCTGCTTTTAATGGTAGAATGCGAATTAGTGCAAAGCCAACGATCGAGACAATAAAATAAAATTCATGTGGCGAAAACTTACAGGTGGTTTTCTGGTAATTTTAGGATATTTGCTATCACCCCTCTTTTGGTGGAATGATCTGTATAAAATTATTGACCAGCCCGTTTTACTCCAAAATTTGCACTGTTGTCATTGTATTACTGCTACAACTAAATATTCTGCACGATCAGATATTTTAACAGATGATATCAGTTAGTTAACATGGATTGGTTAAAAATCTTTTTCTTATCTGTATTTATCTGCGGTAAAAATTTACCCCCTGATTTTCACAGACAATATTTAGCATCAATATTATATCACCGATGCAATCAGATACGATATGAAAATGATCATTACCAAATATTTTAAATATCAAGAATTACCAATGCCATCCAACCGTCATCCGTTTTTTCCAATTTAAAACGATGTAAAGTCACCGCTTTTACATCTACCCTTTGTTCGTGACGTTCCGGGTCGAGTTTTTCCCCTTTTGCAGAAGCGGTTAAATGATATAAATTATCTTTTTGTTCTATATTAACTTGCTGCGCTCTCAATAAAAGTAATTCGCTATCTTTATAATAGATAAACTCTTGGAGAAAGTTAAACAGCAACATATCTAACTCATCATTCTCCAAGGTAAAAATTCTTTCCTCCTGCAATTCTATTGCCGCCAAATTATCAATCATAGCGTTTAGGGTGGCATCGCCTGACGCTATGAAAACTTCTGACAAATCTTTGCCCTTAGCTTCAAAAGCAATATCTGCGATCGCAATATCTTCTAAAAACTCGTAAGGCATAAATTATTGCTCACATAATTTTAAACGATTCAGGATATCCGCTTTCTTTTCATTCACTTGTTTACCGATAAAAACCAATTCGGTTGCTTCTTGTTCAAACACCTCCAAATCCCAACGTCCTGCCACAAAATTAAACAAATAAATCTCCGAATCAAACCTCACGAAACCCTTAGCGCGATAAACATCCGATCCTAAATTATCGGCAAAATCTTCAAAACATTGACGATTGAAATTAGCATCAGTTTTATAACTGAAAGAATCAAATTCCGGTTGGTGAACGTGATGGGGATGGGGTTGCACTCGTTCTCGCCCAATCCCAAACAACAAATCCGGATCGACTTGACA
Coding sequences:
- a CDS encoding archease; the encoded protein is MPYEFLEDIAIADIAFEAKGKDLSEVFIASGDATLNAMIDNLAAIELQEERIFTLENDELDMLLFNFLQEFIYYKDSELLLLRAQQVNIEQKDNLYHLTASAKGEKLDPERHEQRVDVKAVTLHRFKLEKTDDGWMALVILDI
- a CDS encoding flagellar assembly protein H — translated: MTRQLHDQFAKQYLEELLAPLGQVETSKDVSPEVRQVDVWFVPAPSLSTESQLLGLLGQMASSACSFEPFRNQPNPFEVRNCLLKLYSLHGELLRKARRENNSLSETELPILWILSPTCSENLLNGFGAKLDSSGNWVEGVYFLPEYQKTALVAINQLPQTEATLWLRIMGRRETQKQAVREIEALPSNHPFRRNILEIIGRWYINLQTSQNLDEEDREVLMNLSPAYLKWREDTLQEGRREMVENLLQIRFGVLDEVLAVAIPLMLQLPSPELTRLLLTLSREELLERFGGGSN
- a CDS encoding NAD(P)-dependent oxidoreductase, whose product is MKIGFLGTGLMGKPLVERLLSANFSVVAYNRTESKLSPLRDGGVAIASSPAEVIEASDCIILMLTDASAIEQVLFSDSCQPKLKNRTIIQMGTIAPAESVAICDRIIAAGGEYLEAPVLGSIPEAQTGKLIVMVGASPAQFAQWRSLLQNFSPEPRLIGPVGTAAAIKLALNQLIASLTTTFALSLGFVQKEGVEVETFMEILRQSALYAPTFDKKLSRMLDENYDNPNFPTKHLLKDTNLFLAEAKSLGLNVSSLEGVKQILEIAQQMGLAELDYSALFSAVKKS
- a CDS encoding PP2C family serine/threonine-protein phosphatase; the protein is MNRNHADCWRVVAASVAGTSHEKTGKPCQDAHTWKVLPEGVLVASVADGAGSAAMAEVGADVAVGAAVEAIENSLSSQLFPQDDTEWKSLITNALISARTAVEIEATIQKVMVRDLASTLILVVATPELVAAVQVGDGAVVVADEGEIIALTLPSTGEYINETTFLISPDAVEKAQLTVWHGKAAQLGILTDGLQMLALKMPEGRPHKPFFSPLFRFVAEVTDETAAKQELVEFLHSPRVTQRADDDLTILLATLVG
- a CDS encoding putative 2-dehydropantoate 2-reductase; translation: MSDRSYAIVGTGALGGFYGALLQKAGLDVHFLLRSDYQQVSQYGLVVESKDGDFTLPQVNAYADANKMPQCDVVIVALKTTQNYLLPKLLPNLVKDAGVVLVLQNGLGVEDEVATIVGDERVMGGLCFLCSNKVGAGHIHHLDYGEITLGEYFTNYQPCGVTERLRQIANDFQNANIPIKLAEDLLLARWQKLVWNIPYNGLSVVLDARTDELMENTHTRALVEQLMREVAAGAKSCGRIIPDSLIELMLDRTLKMKPYRTSMKIDYDEKRPMEVETMFGNPLRLAQKNGIDLPRIAMIYQQLKFLNEKIRA
- a CDS encoding GUN4 domain-containing protein, whose protein sequence is MRVQRQSNGQMITLNTELGGGGEGKIYSISEEPLLVAKVYHQSAKVYADKLSVMFANPPDDSTLVQGRVSIAWPVDLLKDTSSQEIIGFLMRRVTEVRPVHDFYIPATRRDKSPYFNYLYLHRTARNLAAAVSALHAKGYVIGDVNESNILVTETALVTLVDTDSFQVLDLPHNKIYRCPVGKPEFTPPELQGKTFRDIDRTPEHDLFGLAVVIFQLLMEGTHPFDGVFQGSGDPPPKEKRILEGHFPYGNRIVPYRSKPLAPPFDILHPTLRQLFIRCFDDGHNDPKARPDAKSWVKALVEAENTLVTCSVNDQHRYGNYLSVCPWCERTVRLGGRDPFPVTTKVKSATFTPTGLQDAKTQMQSNQASTIPQFSALTVRQIILTIVASFSLLLRITKTSNKWHTRVVRATSALLLLWIVVSCQKAIQKHQQYAKLNSFLASGDWRSADQETRSLMLKISNKELEDEIGGLPDNPSINMYGMASRHCEDLQIINQLWMKYSNGKFGLSVQKSIWKSVGGRTSLPDKNALISMDDPKRFFKSIEIDDEFNRAVRSSYRIFESRVGWESKKSRIYDIDKAPIGHLPSNLAFYIAMESNWWSLFTVPACKL
- a CDS encoding histidine triad nucleotide-binding protein; the encoded protein is MSEAKETIFSKIIRREIPAEIVYEDDLALAFKDITPQAPVHILVIPKKQIPKLADAQPEDHKIMGHLLLTAQRVAEQAGLTNGYRVVINNGHDGGQTVYHLHLHILGGREMGWPPG
- a CDS encoding VWA domain-containing protein, translated to MPEHLRLEEAVEFAENPEPRCPCVLLLDTSGSMSGAPINALNEGLRTFKDDLNQDDLAKKRVEVAIVTFDSDVKVVRDFVTADRFDPPTLTTGGLTHTASGINKALDMIQSRKSQYRANGVSYYRPWVFLITDGEPQGELSDVVERAAQRIKEEESKKGVAFFAVGVEGANITRLSQIVVRTPLKLKGLSFRELFVWLSASMQSVSHSKLDQQVPLLPPSGWAEV
- a CDS encoding phosphoribulokinase; translation: MSSRPIILGIVGDSAAGKTTLTRGIAQVLGEEDVTVICTDDYHRYDRVQRAERGITALHPDCNHLDIMQQHLSLLRTGQPILKPVYSHKTGTFEAPLYIKPSKYVIIEGLLGYSTRIARDCFDVKVYLAPPESLRAKWKVKRDTLKRGYSKEQVLAELEKREPDSEQFIRPQREWADVVVSFYPPTDALEEESSHLNVRLILRPTIPHPEFTKILDESSVDSQQAIRLGLDRDMGKPVDVLEIDSHATAAQVSKLERILCHEIPDLLPHCSRESNPDLGKITGTTGEILQSYPLALTQLLISYHTLKATHLESGKATPINVV